The nucleotide window CCCCGTCTTCCCGCCGCGCGCCGGCGCGTTCGTGTCCCTGCACCGGGGCGGCGCGCTCCGTGGCTGCATCGGCACCATCGCCCCGACCCGTGACACGCTGGCCGAGGAGGTCGTCAACAACGCCGTCGAAGCCGCGACCCGCGACCCCAGATTCCCCCCGCTCACCATCCCTGAGCTCGACGCCCTCGACATCAAAGTGGACGTCCTGCACGAGCCCGAGAAGTGCGAATTCGAGGATCTGCACCCCCGCGACTATGGGGTCATCGTCACCGACGGATTCCGCCGCGGCCTTCTCCTGCCCGACCTCGAAGGCGTCGACACCCCGGATCAGCAGGTAGATATCGCATGCCACAAGGCAGGCATCTCCCCGCACGAACGCATAAGCCTCGAGCGGTTCAAGGTCGACCGCTATGCCTGACCGCGCGCGCGGTCCCGGCGACGAAGACCCGGCGCCCGGCGATCCCCGGCTCGAAGTCGTGGCGGTCGTCGGGCCGACAGCGGTGGGGAAGACCCGGCTGGCCGAGGATCTTGCGCGCGAACTCGACGGCGAGATCGTCACCGCTGATTCGATGCAGGTCTACCGCGGCCTCGACATCGGCACCGCGAAGACCCCTGCGGACCACCGCACCGTCCCTCATCACTGTATCGACCTCATCGATCCGGGTACTGACTTCTCTGCGGCCCTGTACCAGGCCATCGCACGCGCAGCCATCGATGACATCGCTTCGCGCGGACATCTCCCGCTCGTCGCGGGTGGCACGGGACTCTACGTCCGCGCCGCACTCGACGACATGTGTTTCCCGGGAGGGGAGACCTCCAGCCCTTCGCGCGACCGGCTCGAGGCCGAAGCTGCCGCTGTTGGTGCGCACGCGATGCACTCACGCCTCGCCACCCTCGATCCCGCCTCGGCGGCCCTCATACACCCGAACAACGTGCGCAGGACCATACGGGCCCTTGAGATGGCCGAGGAGGGTGTTTCCTATGCCGGGCAGGCAGCTGGCTTCAGAGCGCGCACAAGCGTCTACAGCGCCTCCTTCCTTGGCCTGACCATGCGCAGGGACGTTCTGTACGACCGCATAGACGAGCGCGTCGACGTGATGCGCGACGCCGGCCTTCTCGACGAGGTGCGCTCGCTGCTTGCGTCGGACTTTCGAGCGGCGCTGACCGCGGCGCAGGCCATCGGCTACAAGGAACTCGTACCGGTCGTTGAGTCCGAGGCGGACCTGGGGGAGGCTCTCGACAGCGTCAAGCTGGCGACTCGCCGCTACGCGAAGCGTCAACTCACCTGGTTCCGTGGCGATCCTCGTGTCAGTTGGATCGACGTAACCGACCTGTCACAGGACGAGACGCTGACGCGCGCGCTCGAACTGCTAGAATCGGGCAACCCGGCGACCTATCCGGAGAGTTGCTAGCCAAGGCGACAGAAAGGATCTTCATGCAGCTCGCCTTCACCAAGATGCACGGCCTGGGCAACGACTTCGTCGTCATCGAAGACCTGGCGTCGGAGATCGACTTCTCTCCTGAGGCCATCCAATGGTTCTGCGACCGCAACTTCGGAGTCGGCGCAGACGGGCTCATCCTCATCCGCCCGGCCACGACACCAGAGGCCGACTACCTCATGCTGTATTTCAACGCTGACGGCTCGGCCGCAAAGATGTGCGGAAACGGTATCCGTTGCTTCACGAAGTATCTCGTGGACCACGGGATCCTGTCCGCCAAAGTGGATTCGCTCTTGGTTGAGACACTCGGCGGCCCCAAGCCGATAACCTTCTCGCGCGACCACGACGGCACCATGCACATGGCGACCGTCGATATGGGCGCACCGGCGCTCTCTCCGGACGAGATCCCGACGACCCTATCGGGAGAGCAGGTCTTCGAGTGCCCCTTCGAGACTCCATATGGCACCTTCCAGATAACCGCGGTATCGATGGGCAATCCCCACGTCGTGATCTGGGTCGACGACATCGATGACGCTCCGGTCGATACGGTCGGCCCCTACATCGAGACCCACGAGGCGTTTCCCGCGAAAACCAACGTGGAGTTCGCTCAGTTCCTTGGCGACGACACTATCGCACTCCGCGTGTGGGAGCGCGGGGTGGGGGAGACGCTCGCCTGCGGAACCGGTGCTTGCGCCACCCTCGTGGCGGCATCGCTGTCCTGTTTGGTGGGTCGTGCCGCCACCGTCCGACTGCCCGGTGGCGAGCTCCGCATCCATTGGGACGAAGACGGACACGTGTACATGACGGGACCTGCGACGCAGACGTTCCTTGGAACAATCGAACTACCCGAGGACGACGCCTAGATTCTGCTACCATGTTCCGAACGATGCGCCGGATCCACGCGAGACCATGACGCCATCGAGCGAGAATGCGTACCGAGACACCCAGACGAAAGGGATGTTCGCACCGTGAGAACTGCGAAGCGCATGGCCAACCTGCCTCCGTACCTGTTCGCCGAGATCGATCGCAAGAAGGAGGCGAAGGTCGCGCAGGGCATCGACGTCATCTCGCTCGGAATAGGCGACCCCGACATGTCGACTCCCGACAACGTCGTCGACGCCATGGCGAAGGCCATCCGCAATCCCAAGAACCATCAGTATCCGGCCTACGCCGGCTCAAAGCCGTACCGCGCCGCGTGCGCGCAGTGGATGAAGAACCGCTTCTATGTCGATGTCGATCCCGATGCCGAGGTCCTCGCGCTCATCGGCAGCAAGGAAGGCATCGCGCACCTGTTCCCCGCCTTCGTCGATCAGGGCGAGTACACCCTCGTGCCCGGTTGCGGCTACCCGGTCTACCACACGGGCGGCATCCTCGTCGGCGGTCTCTCGCATTTCATGCCTATGACCGAGGAGAACGACTTCCTGGCCGACTTCGAGAGCACGCCCGCCGAGGTGCTCGCCCGGGCCAAGATGATGTTCATCTCGTATCCGAACAACCCGACCTCGGCGATCGCCACCGAAGAGTACTTCGACCACGCCATCGCCTTCGCACGCGAGCACGACATCCTACTCATCCACGACAACGCGTACTCGGAGATAGGTTTCGACGGGTATCGTCCGCCAAGTCTCATGCAGCGCCCCGGCGCTCGTGACGTGGCGATAGAGCTCTTCAGCTGCTCCAAGGCCTACAACATGACCGGCTGGCGTGCCGCGTTCGCGACCGGCAACGCCGAAGCCATCAAGGCGCTCGGCACGGTGAAGTCCAACATCGACTCCGGAATCTTCACGGCGGTCCAAGAGGCCGCCATGGAGGCGATGCTCGGCCCGCAGGACATCACCTCGGAGATGTCCGTGATCTACCAGCGCCGGCGCGACATCGTCATGGACGCGCTCGGCAGCATCGGAATGCGCGCCCGCACGCCCAAGGGCACGATCTACATCTGGGCCCGCGTGCCCGATGGGTACGACTCCGCCGGGTTCGCGACCAAGGTACTCGAGGAAGCGAACGTCATCGTGGCGCCCGGCAACGCGTACGGGCCGAGCGGCGAGGGCTACATTCGCATCTCACTCGCTACCCCCGATGAGCGCCTCGCCGAGGCCATCGAGCGCATCAAGAACACACTCTAGGGGGCGGCACCGTGTGCGCGCGGAATCGCCATTATCCCGAGACTGGCCAGGACATCGCAGGTCACACTGACCGCGCTGTCCTCGTCGGGGTCGATCGTGCCGAGACCGACTGGCCTGTCGAGGAGTCACTTGCGGAACTTGAGCGGCTCGCGCACACCGCAGGCGCCGAGGTAGTTGCCTCGGTCACCCAGCGTCTCGACAAGCCAAACCCCCGTACCTTCATCGGTGCGGGGAAGGCCGAGGAAGTCGCGGCGATTGCCCACGACACCGACGCCAACCTCGTTGTGCTCGATGACGAACTCTCTCCTCGGCAGCAGGTCAACATCGAGGACCTGCTGCCTGAGACCCGCGTGATGGACCGCACGGCTCTCATTCTCGACATCTTCGCCCTCCACGCAACAAGCCGTGAGGGTAAACTTCAGGTCGAGCTCGCGCAGCTGGAATACATGCTTCCACGGCTCCGGGGCATGTGGGGCCACCTGGACCGCGAACGGCTTGGCGGCGGACGCGGCACGCTATTCGGCGCGGGAGAATCTCAGCTCGAGGTTGACAGGCGCATGGCGCGCAAACGCATCGCAAGTCTCAAACGCGAGCTCAAGCACGTCAGCGGCGAACGGAAGCTGCAGCGCAAGCGTCGCGCACGCAGCGGTGTGTTCAGAATCTCGCTTGTGGGCTACACGAACGCGGGCAAGTCCACGCTCCTCAACGCTCTGACAGGCGAGCATGTCCTCGCCGAGGACATGCTCTTTGCGACACTGGACTCGACGACACGGCGCCTTGCGCTGCAGGAAGGCCGCGAGCTCACCCTCACCGACACCGTCGGCTTCATCCACAAACTGCCTCACGGGCTCGTGGAAGCCTTCAAGTCCACTCTCGACGAGGTCGCCGAGGCCGACTTGCTCCTGCATGTCGCCGACGCGTCCACGCCCCAGCGCGAGGCCCAGATGCAGGCGGTCCGCGAGGTACTCCACGAGATCGATGCACACCGTACGCCCGCGCTTGTGGTCTTCAACAAGATCGACCTGCTCTCTGCCGAGGAATGCTCGCAACTCGCTCGTCGCTATCCCAATGCCGTCATGCTTTCCGCCGCAACCAGGACCGGCCTAGACGCGTTGCTCGAGCGAATCGCCGACGAAGGCGCGCGCGACAGTGTGACACTGACGTTGCTCGTGCCCTACACGCGAGGAGACCTCGTCAAGCTCGCTCACGAGCGAACACACTTGGTGTCGGAGAAGCATACGGCCGAGGGCACCGCACTCGTGATTCGCACCCCGAGATCACTTGCGGGAGCATTCGCGGAGTTCACGATCGAACAGGACTAGGCGCTCGTTCGTGGTCTAGGCTACAACGAGTTGCCGCGACCGGCGAGGGAGCGGCTGGCGTCGAGGTCACCGGCGCTCAGACTCGCCTGAACAGCGCGACCACCTTGCCGAGGACCTCCACGTCACGCGCGTAGATTGGCTCAAGCGCGGGATTCTCCGGCTGCAGCCTGATGCGGTCCGGCTCCCGGAAGAACCGCTTCACCGTGGACTCGTCCTCCAGAAGCGCGACAACGATGTCACCGTCGCTCGCGGTGGTCTGCTGGCGCACGACGACGAAGTCCCCGTCCAGTATCCCGGCGCCGACCATGCTGTCACCACGGACGCGCAAGATGAAGTTGGCCTCTTCGGCCAGCTCGGGGGGGAGAGTGATCGTCGCTTCGATGTTCTCAGCGGCGAGGATCGGCGAGCCCGCAGCGACCTGCCCAACCAGCGGAACCGCGTGGAGCTGCCCGTAGTCGATCGCGCGGTCAGTGTCCCGGTAGTCGAGCACCTCGAGCGCGCGCGGTTTCGATGGATCACGACGCAGAAACCCCTTGGTCTCGAGAGCCGCAAGGTGAGAGTGGACGGTTGACGACGACGAAAGCCCCACAGCCTCGCCAATCTCCCGTACCGAAGGCGGGAAACCACGACGGTGGATCTCCCCGCGGATGAAATCGAGTATCTGGTGTTGCCTGTTCGTCAGTTCGCGCTTGTAGG belongs to Actinomycetota bacterium and includes:
- the miaA gene encoding tRNA (adenosine(37)-N6)-dimethylallyltransferase MiaA, which translates into the protein MPDRARGPGDEDPAPGDPRLEVVAVVGPTAVGKTRLAEDLARELDGEIVTADSMQVYRGLDIGTAKTPADHRTVPHHCIDLIDPGTDFSAALYQAIARAAIDDIASRGHLPLVAGGTGLYVRAALDDMCFPGGETSSPSRDRLEAEAAAVGAHAMHSRLATLDPASAALIHPNNVRRTIRALEMAEEGVSYAGQAAGFRARTSVYSASFLGLTMRRDVLYDRIDERVDVMRDAGLLDEVRSLLASDFRAALTAAQAIGYKELVPVVESEADLGEALDSVKLATRRYAKRQLTWFRGDPRVSWIDVTDLSQDETLTRALELLESGNPATYPESC
- the dapF gene encoding diaminopimelate epimerase, translated to MQLAFTKMHGLGNDFVVIEDLASEIDFSPEAIQWFCDRNFGVGADGLILIRPATTPEADYLMLYFNADGSAAKMCGNGIRCFTKYLVDHGILSAKVDSLLVETLGGPKPITFSRDHDGTMHMATVDMGAPALSPDEIPTTLSGEQVFECPFETPYGTFQITAVSMGNPHVVIWVDDIDDAPVDTVGPYIETHEAFPAKTNVEFAQFLGDDTIALRVWERGVGETLACGTGACATLVAASLSCLVGRAATVRLPGGELRIHWDEDGHVYMTGPATQTFLGTIELPEDDA
- a CDS encoding LL-diaminopimelate aminotransferase, producing the protein MRTAKRMANLPPYLFAEIDRKKEAKVAQGIDVISLGIGDPDMSTPDNVVDAMAKAIRNPKNHQYPAYAGSKPYRAACAQWMKNRFYVDVDPDAEVLALIGSKEGIAHLFPAFVDQGEYTLVPGCGYPVYHTGGILVGGLSHFMPMTEENDFLADFESTPAEVLARAKMMFISYPNNPTSAIATEEYFDHAIAFAREHDILLIHDNAYSEIGFDGYRPPSLMQRPGARDVAIELFSCSKAYNMTGWRAAFATGNAEAIKALGTVKSNIDSGIFTAVQEAAMEAMLGPQDITSEMSVIYQRRRDIVMDALGSIGMRARTPKGTIYIWARVPDGYDSAGFATKVLEEANVIVAPGNAYGPSGEGYIRISLATPDERLAEAIERIKNTL
- the hflX gene encoding GTPase HflX; the encoded protein is MCARNRHYPETGQDIAGHTDRAVLVGVDRAETDWPVEESLAELERLAHTAGAEVVASVTQRLDKPNPRTFIGAGKAEEVAAIAHDTDANLVVLDDELSPRQQVNIEDLLPETRVMDRTALILDIFALHATSREGKLQVELAQLEYMLPRLRGMWGHLDRERLGGGRGTLFGAGESQLEVDRRMARKRIASLKRELKHVSGERKLQRKRRARSGVFRISLVGYTNAGKSTLLNALTGEHVLAEDMLFATLDSTTRRLALQEGRELTLTDTVGFIHKLPHGLVEAFKSTLDEVAEADLLLHVADASTPQREAQMQAVREVLHEIDAHRTPALVVFNKIDLLSAEECSQLARRYPNAVMLSAATRTGLDALLERIADEGARDSVTLTLLVPYTRGDLVKLAHERTHLVSEKHTAEGTALVIRTPRSLAGAFAEFTIEQD
- the lexA gene encoding transcriptional repressor LexA translates to MAYKRELTNRQHQILDFIRGEIHRRGFPPSVREIGEAVGLSSSSTVHSHLAALETKGFLRRDPSKPRALEVLDYRDTDRAIDYGQLHAVPLVGQVAAGSPILAAENIEATITLPPELAEEANFILRVRGDSMVGAGILDGDFVVVRQQTTASDGDIVVALLEDESTVKRFFREPDRIRLQPENPALEPIYARDVEVLGKVVALFRRV